From the Drechmeria coniospora strain ARSEF 6962 chromosome 02, whole genome shotgun sequence genome, the window AACTGCGCTTACGGAGGAAACGCCCAATAAAGGCGTGCTTTGGATGCCGTCATTTCGAGCAATTTCAAACAGGGATGCCCTGCAGGTTTCATCGTGGCGACACGCAGCTACCAGAGGGAATGTCAACCAAGCATCAGGCTGACGCCGCGGTCTCTTGATGGGATATGTACAATGCTTATTCAGACATCTCTTGCCATGGCTAATTCATGAATGCAATAATGGCATTCCATCGCCGCTCACTCATCGGCACCTGCCAACCATCCCCGCCATCAATTTGTCGCTACAAAGGATAGGACGTCTGCGGGAGGGACTCGAGGTGCTTTCTGTGGTGTTCATTGGCCTAGAGGACCGTCAGTCAGTCTGGAAGATGGGCTCACTCGACAAATTTCGACATACAAAGGGTGAGCCGCAGTAGTTGCAGACGGCAATTTCGGGTTTGTCCGTGTTGATGAAGATCCTCGGGTGGCCGCCAgctccgccgccaccgtcgcagGTGACCATCCGGTCGTGCGTCCAGCTGACGGGTACCTTGTGCACCATCTCCATGGCGGAAAGAGGTTGAGGCTACCATCAGTCAGCGTCGGCATGCCCGCGGTTCGACATCCAATATAGTACCTGCAGATCAAACGTCGTCTGCTCGAAGCGCGGGCCCGTCATGGCCTGAGACCTGGGCCTTTGGTTCCGAGACCAGACGTCTGCTCGGTTCGGCGCCTGGCCAACTTCCTTTGGCTGGGCTTGTGTAATCTCCAGCTCGGGTTTGGCGCTGATGGGCGCCGCGGCTTCGAAGCATCGGCTCGATGCACTGAACGCGCGATGCGAGAGACGCAATTTCCGCGCCAGCGTTCCGATTGCCCGCGATTGGGAGGTGGCCATGATGCGAATCGTTGCTGGTCGAGCTGCGTAATTGATGTCGGTAGAAGCAGCTCGTCGGTCGAAGTTGGAACCTGGCGCTTGGAGGGCCGACGCCAGACCATGGGCCCACCGCCGGATTTATGGTATATCCGGCTGGAATGCACCGCATGCAGGACGCCAAATCAAGCAtggatacggagtattactcggACGAACAACTTCTCGCAGGAATTTCCTTGTACATATGGGATTGCAAAGCTGGAAACAAGCGCGACATCATCGACCAGGTCTCGCACCAATCAGTGTTGTAGCAAGACGGCGAGATCGAACGGCTGTCCAAAGGAGGCTCTTATCCGCGCCGCAGCTTCATCGTTTGCGAGCCCTGCCTTTCGAActtggccgccatggctccCGAAACTCCAAAAGGGGTCTCGTCGAGGCTTCTGACGATGAAATTTATGCAGAGAGCAGCTGCATCAGCATCGTCCACGGCGTCTCCGGACTCGGACGGGAACTCGTCCAAAAAGCGGAAGCTGCATCACTCTCCTGCTGAAGGCAAATTCAGCGCCAACATCGACAGAGCACTCATTCAAGCCGCCCTGGATGAAGAAGAAGCGGCACGGCAAGCAGCGCTGCAAAGGCACGCCGCCCACGACACGCACTGGGTGTTGGATGGTTCCTGGGACAAGAGCAACCCGGGAAGCCAAACAAACGGGTCCTTGAACGTCGTCTACGTCGGCTACGGTGACATTGATTCGTCGACCGAGTCCGGAGACGTGAACGATGCGCCGACAAAGGGGCGCACATCGACAAAACCTGATAAGAAGACGGAGATAGAGGCATGCCCACAGGGGACTCGTTTGTCACATCGGGCTAACGGCTCACAGGAATCGAaaacggcgccgacgaccggagacgacgactcgAGCGATCAGTCGTCGGAAGAGAGTGACGAACCCAAGCGAAAGCGACGAAGCAGACACTCCATGGACAACTCCAACTCGTCGCTACGCAGCGACCGATCACGTTCACAATCACGGCCGAGACAGCCTGCGGAGCGTGCGACCGCCAACGAGCTCCGCCATAAGCGCCGCCAAAAGGATATCCGCCTGAACCAGCTGACCTCTATCTCTGCAGGTGGTGACGGCGCCTTCGGCCAAGGGCGTTCAGGTGGTGATAGATTGATGAAATGCTACACTTGTCAGCAAACTGGCCACAAGGCATCAGACTGCCCGCAAAGGCAGGAcggacgacctcgtcgcaaTTTCTGAGTGGCAAGGATTTGAGCACGTTGGCACGAGAAGCGTTACGGTCCCAAGCGGGAACGGACGGCCCGCCCACTTGATGATCCGTTGCGCCACTCTGAAGTCGTGATGCTCTACTGCAAACGTAGAGTTTGCACCCTCCGCCCCCTGCGTCGATCCTGGGCAGGTTACCTTGCAACCGGTTGCGGGCATGCCTTTTCATCCGCCGGGGTTCCTTTCATCGTGCCGGAGTTCCGACAAGGTCGGCCCATTGAACTAGTCGAAAGGAAAGCCGATTGATGCGTGGGACCGTCTCGTTCCCCGGCTGACTTGGCTGACGCGAGGGGAGAGGTGTTCCAACAATGGCATCCCGCCAAGGATTTGCTGTCTATCAATATTGCCACACATGTGCATTCTTGCTAGCAGTCATTGCTACCGTGAATCCACTGCCTCGAGGAAATCAGTTCTCCAACGGCCAATGGTTCGGTCGGGATCCAATACCGTGCTGCCTTTGGAGTGCGGGTTGTGGTTCGGACggaccccctcccccccccgctAGATGATGATTTGCTTTCTGACCATCGAATTGTCTTGAACGATGCGGGCGCCAGTCATGATCGCAGCGGCAGTCATGCAAACAGGGGACACGGGGCAAATGTTGCTTCTTCGTCCCAGGCAGAACACGAAGGCGATGGCAGTCCCGGGTATGAAACAGTTTGCTTTGCATTGCGTCATGGTAGCAGGGCCCGCCACGGTGGGAGGGAACCGCCAAGGTCCAAGGTCAACAGAAGGGGGCAGAGCACTGCCCGCCGGCAGGCAAGGGCTTCGATTGAGCCGTTTCAGGAGCTCCGCACTCAATGCCAACTGTCGAGATTATGGAAGCCCATGCACTTGTGCCGCGTGTAGAAGCTTCGTCGCCCTGCCAGTTCCGGAGGAGACCACATTCTCGTCTTCGCCTAGCGCAGCGGCCGGCCGATTGGAAGGCCACCTACCTTCGAGCACGTTGTATCTGTGCGGGTATGGACGAGTGCGTGTATTGCACAGTAGGTAGTACGAGCGGTAGTTTGCCTGCTTCGTCATGGGGCGTTTTGACGTTTGATGGAATGGCAGCTGCGGTGTAG encodes:
- a CDS encoding Lactobacillus shifted protein yields the protein MATSQSRAIGTLARKLRLSHRAFSASSRCFEAAAPISAKPELEITQAQPKEVGQAPNRADVWSRNQRPRSQAMTGPRFEQTTFDLQPQPLSAMEMVHKVPVSWTHDRMVTCDGGGGAGGHPRIFINTDKPEIAVCNYCGSPFANEHHRKHLESLPQTSYPL